Below is a window of Cytobacillus firmus DNA.
TAATGGCAGATGAAATGGCACTGAAGCAAAACAGGACAAATAAAACAATAAGCAAAGTTGAATTGATTTTTCCAATTAACTCAAATAACAAAGAATAAATGGAATCATAGCTTCTTCCAAAAATAATAATCATGATCAGCGATGATAATGCAAGAGGAATCGTTGCCCATATTAAACCCGCTAATGTAAACGTAATTCTCAGCTTTTCTTTTTTTATAATAAAAACTCTCTGCCATGAGGCACGATCGATAATCACTTGTCCAAAGCCAATTAAAATGGCTGTGAAAATAAACAAAATAGCTTCCGTGTTTTTAACATAAAGTATGTATGGATGATATAATTTAATGCCTTCATAAACAGGGTATACACCTTCCTGGATATAAAAGTAAACAGGGATGACGATGACAGCGCTGAATATGAGCACAACATTAATGCCTGCAAGCTGATGAATTCTTTGCATGCCTCCTGCTCCCCCAATAAAAAAACAAAACAATAAAAAGAAAACCATACCAGAAAAAACAGGCAGGGGAAAAATCATGTGCAGAAGGATTCCTGCACCCATAGCCTGAACAAATATAGAATGGAAACTAATCACAATAAGAATAGAGATCATGAACCAGTAGCCGCGTGGAGTCAATCTTTCGCGCAGTACATCTCCTATCGTTTGATGGTCGTGAAACCGATCCCGAATCTTTTTTGCTAATATTCCAAATAAGATGAGTGCAAGTGCCCCCATAAGAGAATAGCCGATTCCTCCGGTTAGTCCGTACTTTATTAATGTTTCGGGCGATGAAAGAATCGTATTGCCTGTTACCCATCTGGACAAAAGACTCACAACACCAAAACCGATTCCGAGCTGGAATGCCCCGCCAATATAGTATTGAAAATCGGTTTTCTTCATTGTGAAGTCTCCTTCAGACGGTAATCCCTTGGAGATTGGCCAGTCATTTTCCGAAAGATTTGACTAAAGTAGTGCTGACTGTTAAAGCCGCACTTTTCTGAAATACTGCTAATGCTTAAATCAGGACTTTCAATCAGCATTTTTTGTGCTTGTTTTAATCGAAAGTCATTTAAGTATTCGGAAAACCCCATTCCTACTTCCTCATGAAACTTTCTGCTCAGATAAGCTGAATTGATATGAATTTTAGATGCTAAATAATTTAAAGTAAGTTTTTCATTATATTCCTTTTGAATAATTTGCAAGGCTTTAACTATCTGCTCAGAGTAACTGCCAATTCGTTCATACCTTCGCAAAACGCTCATTAATTCCTCTTCAATGACGGGCTTTGTAATATAATCAATTACCCCGAGTCTGAGTGACTTTTGAATATAATCAAAATTTTGATAAGCTGTAACCATGATTAAATCAATGTCACCAGCTGAGGAAAGCTCCATTGCTAAATCTAACCCTGATTTTCCTGGGAGCTGAATATCAAGGAACGCAAGAAAGATGTCATGCTTCTTAATAATCTGAAGAGCTTGAGAGGCATCCTGAGCCTTATAAAGAATCCAATTGGGAAATTTCTTTTTGATGAGATATTCCAGCTGTTCCAATTCGATAAGTTCATCATCTACAAGCAAAATATTCATTGCATCCTTTCTCCTTCCAATTTTTCTGACATAATAACGTGGGGGAATATAGCCAAAACAGCTGTTCCGTCCCCCTGGTCTGTTAATTGAACTGAAGTTTCATCATGGGGGAATAAAAGCTCAAGTCTTCTTTTTATGTTCTCCAGCCCCACCCCGCCATCCAGGGAACTTGTTTCATAGCGTTCTATGGAATTGTTCCACACTGAGACATGAATGGATGATTCAATCTTTATTACTTTTATTTTTAATAAAGCCTCGCCAATATGTCTTTCAAAGGCATGCTTAAAAGCATTTTCCACAAGAGTTTGTATTAAAAAGGGAATGATAATGGCTTTATTCACATGATTGTCCAGTTGAATTTCATAATGAAGACGATCTCTAAATCTGGTTTTTTGTATCTCCAGATAGTAATTAACATAAGTAAGTTCATCTTCAATTGAGATAAAGTTATTTAAAGTCCGATATTTAAATTTCAGGAGTTTTGAAAGGGTTTCAATCGACCGTATCAATTCTTCTTTGCGGTCGAGCCTGGCTAGAGCAAGGATTGAGTTTAAGGTATTAAAAAAGAAATGCGGCTGGATTTCCTGGTTTAATTGATTGTATAAAGCTGTCTGCAATTCACTTTCCAGCGCTATCTCTCTTTTTTGCTTCTCAAGTAAATCAATTCTTTTTTCAAAAACAAATAAAAATAGCAGGGTAAAGGCCCCTGCCAGCGGAACCAGAACACAAAACATAATGTATATGGAGAATGATTCAATAGGCAGCATGGGGTTCGTTTCTCCTTAAGTATTAAAAAAGGGAGGTATTATAACCTATCCCTTTTTTAATATAACATTTTATACATAATAGAGGTATTTGTATTAAACTGGAAGAGTTTCAGCGAAATGACAGCTTACAAAGTGATTATTAACAAGCTCCCTAAGGGGAGGTTCCTCCTGTTTGCATTTTTCTGCAGCAAAAGGACAGCGTGTATGGAACCTGCAGCCTCCAGGAGGATCAATTGGTGATGGTACATCTCCTTTTAATATTACACGGTCCCTTTTTAAAGTTGGATCCGGGACTGGAATAGACGAGAGAAGCGCTTTTGTATAAGGGTGGAGCGGAGAATCGAACATTTCTTTTTTCTCTGCAATCTCGACCACTTTACCCAGATACATCACCATAACCCTGTCTGAAATATGCCTGACGACACTAAGGTCATGAGAGATAAAAAGAAAGGTCAATTTAAACTGCTTTTGCAGCTTCTTTAATAGATTGAGAATTTGTGCCTGGATAGATACATCCAGGGCAGATACAGCTTCATCACAAATGATTAATTTCGGATTGACGGCCAATGCTCTGGCGATCCCAATACGCTGGCGCTGGCCGCCGCTGAATTCATGCGGATATCTGTCAAGCGCTTCTGGAGGAAGTCCAACATAGCCCAGCAGTTCCAGCATTCTTTCCTTTCGCTTTGATTTTTCAACCACGTTCTGAATGGCCATGGCTTCATTCAAAATTTGCTTCACCGTTTGACGGGGATTAAGAGAAGCAAAAGGATCTTGAAATATTACCTGCAAATCACCTCTAAGTTTTCTCATATCCTTTTTATTTAGCGTTAAAATATCTTTCCCCATATAAAGAACCTTTCCGTCAGTAGGTTCATCAAGCCTTAAAATGGCACGTCCGGTTGTTGATTTCCCGCAGCCTGACTCCCCGACTATACTTAATGTTTCACCCTCAAAAAGCTCAAATGAAATATCGTCTACCGCCTTTACATATGTCTTTGGCTTGAAGATAGAGTCCTTTTTAACCGGGAAATATTGTTTTAATTGATCTACCTGCAGGATGATATTTTTTTCTGCGGCCGTGTTCATATTAGACAACCCCTTCTTTCTCTCTTTTGCCAGTCCACTTGTCGGTGTATTTCCAGCATCTTACTTTACTATCATCAGAATAGGCAACAAGATCAGGCTGTTGTGCAGCACATATATCTTCTGCATAAGGGCATCTAGAGGCGAAACGGCAACCGGCAGGCATATTGTAAGGGCTTGGGACACTGCCATCTATCGTAATTAATTCTTCCTGATCTTCATGGATTTTAGGCAATGAGTTCAATAAACCTTGGGTATACGGGTGCTTTGGAGCAGCAAATATTTGCTCTGTGGAAGCATGCTCGACTATATTGCCGGCATACATTACGGCTACCTTATCACAAGTTTCTGCCACTACCCCCAAATCATGGGTGATCATAATTACACCCATTCCGATCTTTGTTTGCAGCTCTTTAATCAGCTCCAATATTTGTGCTTGAATCGTAACATCCAAGGCTGTCGTAGGCTCATCTGCTATTAATACCTCAGGTGTACATGCAAGAGCCATTGCAATCATGACACGCTGGCGCATCCCGCCGCTCAATTGGAATGGCTCTTGTTTCGCCCGTTTTTCAGGAGAGGGGATTCCAACCATCTTCAGCATTTCAACTGATTTATCCCATGCAGCTTTTTTTCCCATCTTTTGGTGCAGCCTTAAAGCTTCTGCAATTTGCTCTCCAACCGGGATTACAGGATTTAAGGAGGTCATTGGCTCCTGAAAAATCATAGATATTTCATTCCCGCGAATTTTTCTCATTTCATCCTCTGGCATTGTTACTAAATCTCTTCCTTTAAAAAGAACGGAACCACCGGCAATTTTTCCCGGAGGAGAAGGAATAAGGCGGAGAATGGAGAGGGAGGTCATACTTTTCCCGCATCCGGATTCCCCAACAATTCCCAGCGTTTCCCCTTTATGCAGTGTAAAATCGATGCCATCAACCGCTTTGCTGACTCCCCGCTTTGTTGTGAAGTGGGTTTTTAACCCTTTTACTTCAAGTATTGGCTTGTTTATTTCTTTCATGTCCAGTCACCACCCCTAACTAATTTAGTTCAATGCGTTTATTGAAGAACCGATAAAAGACATCTACGAATAAATTCACAACTACGAAAATAAGTGAGGCAAATAATACTCCTCCCTGGACCATTGGCAAATCACGCATTCGGATTGCATCGACAATCATTCTTCCAAGGCCATTAATAGCAAAGATCGATTCCACCAATACGGTACCTCCAAGGAGTGCGCCAAACTGCAGGCCCACAACCGTGATCACTGGTATCAGTGCATTTCTTAATGCATGTTTAGAAATAATGATTCGCTCGCGAAGCCCTTTTGCACGTGCTGTACGAATATAATCCTGGCGGATAACTTCCAGCATGCTCGACCTGGTCATCCTTGCGACAATTGCTGCTCCTCCTGCTCCAAGGGTTATAGCCGGCAAGATGACATGGAGCAGACTGTCCCATCCTGCTACAGGCAAAATTTGAAGCTTAACAGAGAAGAAATACATAAGCATGAGGCCAAACCAGAAGCTTGGAAGTGAAATTCCTAAGAGCGCAACAAGCATGACGCTGACATCGGTCAAAGAATAAGGTTTAACAGCTGAAATAATACCTGCTGCCATTCCCAGCACAATTGTGATAATGATGCTAAAGAAGGCGAGTTCAATCGTAATTGGCAGTCTTACCAATATTTCATCAAGAACCGGCTGGCTGTTTTTTAAGGAGACGCCTAAATCCCCCTTAAACACATTTGTTAAGTATTCGAAGTATTGGATATATAAAGGCTGGTTTAATCCAAGCTGTTCACGAATAGCTTCAATCGTTTCTTTTGAGGCTCCTTCACCGGCAAGAAGTACTGCAGGATCCCCTGGAACGAGCTGCATAATGAAGAAGACAACAAAAGTAACTCCAATAATAACCGGGATCGTCTGTAAAATCCGGCGTAATATAAACATCAGCATAGATGTAACCTCCTCAAAGCTTTTATTTTTTCATGCGGGGATCAAAAGCATCACGTAAGCCATCACCAAAAATATTAAATCCAAGGACGAGGATGGAAATAGCGAGACCAGGGAACAGGGCAATATACGGTGCAGAGAATAAGAAATCCCTCCCGCTGCTGAGCATGGTTCCCCATTCAGGTGAAGGCGGCTGTGCCCCAAGTCCAAGAAATGATAATCCAGCTGCTGACAGAATGGCAGTAGCTAAACGCAGAGTCCCTTGAACAATAATAGGTGATAGAATGTTCGGGAAAATATGCTTGAAAATAATGACAAAATCAGAGGCACCAAGCGATCGGATTGCATCAATATACTCAAGGCGCTTTACTTCTAAAGTAGATCCGCGGACAATCCTGGCAAATAAAGGTACAGAAAAAGCCCCTACTGCTATGGTCACATTAATCAGACTTGGACCCAATGCTGCAATAATGGCCAGGGCAAGAAGAATTCCTGGGAATGCGAGCATAACATCCATCATCCTCATGATAATGGTGTCAACCCATTTGCCATAAAACCCGGCCACAAGGCCAAAAATAATTCCGAAAAATGCTCCGAATAACACAGCAGCAAAGCCGACCCCCATTGATAGCCTGGAACCATAAAGAATCCGGCTTAAAATATCTCTTCCTTTATCATCTGTTCCCATCCAATGGTCTGCAGATGGTGGAGTCAGCTTATTTTCCAAATCAATTTCGTATGGGCTATATGGAGCCAGCAGCGGTGCAAATGCCGCCATTAACAGATAAACAAAAATAATAATGGCCCCAGCCAGTGCAGCTTTATTTTGCATCAATATAGAAAGAAAATCTTTTATTCTAGACTCCTTAGTGCTGATCAATGTCTTTACAGCTATTTCCGGCTGCTCCGTTTTTACTTGAACTGTCATCTTATTTCCCCCCTAATAGATTTTTTTACTAGTACTAAAATGTAAATCGATATTCCTCCTTTCAAAAGAAAGAGTGAATTGCAAACGTTTAGTTAAAATTATCAAAATTACCTGTAAAGTAAATATTTTTTAAAACAGTTGTCAAAATATTTAAAAATAAGGTAAATATTCTGTAAATATCTGAATGCATCATCTTCTATAATGCAGATAAGCATTTACGGAGGGACGGTGAACATTGACTTTACTATCGGAATTATTTATTAAAAAAGGGGAGAGAAAAATGGAGAAAGATAGAAAGCACTTTCGAAAGGGAATGCTAATGATTTTCCTATGCTTAATGATGCTGCTGTCAACAGCATGTTCTACACAAACAAAAAAAGAGCAGGCAGCTGGCAATGAATCCGAGGGTAAAAAGGATGGCGGCACCTTAACAGTTGTCCGTTTATCAGATGCAACAAAATTAGATCCTCACTTTATAACAGATATACCTTCAGCAAATATAATTTATCAAAAAGTATATGAAACTTTAGTGGAACCAGATAAAGATATGAACATTCAGCCGCTGCTGGCAACAGAATGGAATGTCATTGATGATACGACCTGGGAGTTTAAACTAAAAGAAGGCGTAACCTTTCATGACGGTACACCGTTTAACGCTGAGGCTGTGAAGGCCACATTTGACCGTTTACTGGATCCAAACACCGGGTCTCCTCAGCGTGAGAAATTCGCGATGATTAATGAAGTAAAAGTAATTGATGAGTACAAAATACAATTATTGCTTGATTATCCATATGCTCCGCTGCTTTCTATTCTTGCAAGCAGCGAAGGAAGCATCATGAGTCCAAAGGCGCTGGCCGAAAACCAGGAGACGCTTGCAGAGAAACCTGTTGGTACAGGCCCGTTTGTTTTTAAAGAATGGAAGACTGGACAGGAAATTTCCTTGGAGAAAAATGAAAACTATTGGGGAGAACAGCCAAGTATTGATGAGGTTGTTTTTAAGGTTGTTCCTGAAGACGCGACTCGGCTGGCTATGATTGAAACTGGGGAAGCACATATTAATGATCAGGTGCCTGTTACAGAAATTGAGAGAATTGAGGCTTCTGAATCAATGGGACTTCTCCGTGCTGAGGGGCTTGCAGTTGAATACATCGGATTTAACACCAAGAAAAAGCCATTGGATGATGTTAAAGTCCGCAAAGCAATCAGCCATGCCGTTGAGAGAGAAGCAATCATTAAAGGGGTTTACAACAATGTGGGGACACTTGCTAATGCTGCGATGAGTCCAAAAGTGTTTGGCCACAGTGAAAATGTTAAGCCTTATGATTATGATTTAAATGAAGCAAAGAAATTGCTAAAAGAAGCAGGATATGAAAACGGGCTTAAGCTTAAGTTACTGACAAGTGATAGAAAAGAACGCATCAATATGGCTGAAGTTATTCAATCGCAATTAAAGGGAATTGGCGTTGAGGTAGATATTCAGGTAATGGAATATGGTGCATATATCGATACAATCGATAAATCTGAGCATGATTTGTTTATCGGGGGATGGGGAAATGCCACTGGAGATGGAGATTATAACCAGTATAATCTATTCCATACGGCATCACAGGGACCTCCCGGAAACCATTTCTATTACAGCAACCCTGAGGTAGACAAAATCATTGAAGAAGCACGCAGAGAGACTGACGAAGCAAAGCGGAAGGATCTTTATGAGAAAGTGATGCAAATGGAATTAGAGGATGCGGTCTATATACCAATCCGAAACTATGAACATATGGCTGCGCACAGCAAAAACGTAAGCGGCTTTTGGCTCAATGCTGCCAATTATTTAATGATTGATGAAGCAGTCATTAAATAAATAGAAGTTAAAGAGTGAAACGGAAAAGTACTTTTGAAGCAAAAGTACTTTTCCTTCATCTTCAATACTAAGGGGGAATCAGAATGACAGCTCAATGGATCACAAATGTTCGGCTGGAAACAGGATTCATCAGCGAAAATGAACAAATTACAGGCACAAGCACAGAAATTTGCCACTTGAAAATCGAAGATGGGAAAATTGCAGAAATTTCACAGCTTGCCCCAGATTCTAATGAAAGCCAGCTTGATGCAAAACAGAAGCTTCTGCTTCCTTCTTTAAGAGATATGCACATTCATATTGACAAAACCTATTATGGCGGGCCCTGGAAAGCCTGTACACCGATCACGAATGGCATTTTCACTAGATTAGAAGAGGAAAAGGAGCTATTGCCAAAGCTTCTCCCAACCGCACAAGAACGTGCTGAGAAAATGATAGAGCTGTATTTAAAAAATGGCCATACCCACATTCGCACACATTGTAATGTTGACCCTGTAATAGGCCTGAAAAACTTGGAAGCTACTGTCAATGCACTAAAGAAATATGAAGATGTCCTTACATATGACATTGTTGCGTTTCCGCAGCATGGACTGCTGAGAAGCGGTTCTGTCCAGTTAATTCGGGATGCTATGAAAAATGGTGCCACGTTAGTAGGCGGGGTTGATCCAGCTACCGTGGACAGAAACATTGAAAAGTCCCTGCACACCATATTTGAAATCGCAGCAGAGCATAATAAGGGAGTCGATATCCATCTTCATGATCCTAACTCATTGGGAGCTTTTACATTCGAGAGAATGGCAGATTATACAAAAGAAGCAGGCATGGCAGGAAGAGCAACCATTAGCCATGGAATTGCTTTAGCTGACTTGTCCGAAGATGCATTGGCTGGGATGGCGGCAATATTGAAAGAGCAGGAAATTGACGTGACCACTACCATTCCAATTAATCGTACCACTATTCCGGTTCCTGCCCTTGATCGTTATGGTATTCCCGTTTCAGTCGGCCATGACAGCATCACCGATCACTGGTCCCCGTTCGGAACAGGAAACACCATACAGAAACTGGGGACACTTGCGGAAAGGTTCCGAATGATTGATGAATATTCTTTATCATCAGTCTTGAAGTTTGCAACTGGCGGGATTACTCCTCTGAATAAAGCTGGTGAAAGGGTTTGGCCAAAAGTAGGCGATGATGCAACGATGATGCTTGTTGATGCGGCATGTTCAGCAGAGGCAATTGCAAGACGAGCACCGGTTGAGGCATTATTTTTCAAGGGCAGGAAGGTTGAAAGCAAACGAAGTGAGAAAAACCTGATAAATTCATAGCTTAAGAGCAAAAAGGAGGATATACAGTGTCAACTTCCCATTGGTTAACAAATATAAAGCTTGAAACAGGATATCTTCAGGATGACAAGGGAGCTTATACCACAACAACAGAACTCTTTCATTTAAAAATTGAAGATGGAAAAATCATAGAAAAACAGGGCAGCACTTATAAAATTTCCGATAATGAAAAAAAGGTGGACGGAAGAGGATTTCTGGCACTGCCATCTTTTAAAGAAATGCACAACCATCTTGATAAGACCTATCTATCTCTTGATTGGAAGGCATGCAGGCCGGTCAAAAACTTAGAGGAACGTTTACGGTATGAAGCAATGGAGCTTGAGGAATTGGCGCCTACAGCCAAACAGCGGGCAAGCAAAATGATTGAGCTTCTCCTTTCTAAGGGGTCAACTCATATTCGTACCCATGTTAATATTGATCCTTATATTGGCTTAAAGAACCTGGAGGGCGTAAGAGAAGCTCTAGAAGACTATTCCGACAAACTGACATACGAAATTGTAGCTTTCCCTCAACACGGTCTTTTAAGGGAACATGTAATTCCTCTCATGAAAGAAGCGATGAGATCTGGCGCCAGCATTGTAGGCGGTCTTGATCCTGCAGGAATTGACCGCAACATTGAAAAGTCACTTTATGAAGTTATGAATCTGAGTACAGAATTTGATGCAGATATAGATATCCATTTACATGATGGCGGACATGCTGGATTATATACTATTGATAAATTTGCTGAAATGATAGAAGAAGCCAAGTGGCACAATCGTGCTGCTGTAAGCCATGCATTTTGTTTAGGGGAAGTACCAGTGCCGCAAGCAGAAGAAATGGCGGAAAGATTGAATGGGCTTGGAATGTCGATCATGTCCACTATTCCTATAACAAAATCTCTTCCGCCAATTGAACTCTTGGACAGGAAAGGTGTAAATGTTTTTCTGGGCTGTGATGGGTTCTATGATTCCTGGGGACCTTTCGGGAATGGAGATCTGCTGGAAAAAGTAACGAGATATGGTGAACTTTATCGCAAGAGCGATGAAGTTTCTCTGGCACAATCATTAAAATGGGCCACTGGGGGTCCTGTTCCATTAAACAAGGATGGAGAGATGAGTTGGCCGCTTGAGGGAGAAGAAGCAAACTTGGTGCTAGTCAATGCTTCGTGTTCGGCAGAAGCTGTTGCGAGAACACCTGAAAGAGAAGCGGTCATTTTTAGAGGGAAAGTGGTCGCAGGGCAGCTGACATAGAGCGTTTCTGGTATAAATACCATATTTTACGGAGGATCATATGTTAAAAATGGATGATAGCCTTGTGTTATTCGCAGCAGCAGAAAATGGTGACCTTGAATGTTTGAAAGCCTGTATAGAGAGCGGCATTAATATTAATCTGCGAGATAAGAAAAAACGAACGGCCATTTTGATTGCTTCAATAAATAAGCATTATGATTTGGTTCAATTTCTGGCGGAGTCCGGAGCAGACATTAATCTTCAAGATCAAACCAGCTTAAACCCCTTTTTATATGGATGCATTCATGGAGATTTGAAGTTAGTAAAAATGATGATTAGCGCTGGGGCTGATATTAATCTTTTAACGAGATTTGGCGGAGTGGGTATTACTCCAGCCTGCGAAAAGGGACATTTAGAAGTAGTTCGGGAGCTTTTAACATCTACAGATATGAACGTAAATCATACCAATTATTGCGGATGGACACCTTTGATTGAAGCCATTGTTTTGAATGATGGAGGAGAAACCCAGCAGGCCATCATAAAGCTATTGCTTGAATACGGGGCCGATACAAGTCTAACAGACCAATATGGTGTGAAGCCGATTGAGCTTGCCAGAAGAAAAGGATACAAAGAAATAGAGGATATTTTATTTACCGCTGGTATAATGTAATTGCATAGTTTTTAGGTAAGAAATCCCTTTCTGTTTTAATAGCGGAAAGGGATTTCTTTTGGTTTATATAGATGTCCCCGAAAGATTAAATCCCTGAGCAGCGGCAGCATGCAATGCAAGAGTATAGTAAGTACCCGCAAGAAAACTAAAGTTTAAAAGTTTTATTAAGCAGGGAAGATATAGGAAGGGATATTCAAATAATTCCGAAGACAGTATGTTAACATCAAGTATAAGGACATATTTAATTAAAGGAGGAAATGCGATGAATACAGATATCCAAAAAGAAGAAAACCGGTTTTTTATGAATGATGAAGAAGGGAATATGATAGCAGAAATTACGTATATTCCAAGCGGTGATTCTGTCATAACCATAGACCATACATATGTAAGCGACTCCCTGCGCGGACAGGGAATTGCAGGAAAGCTTCTGGAAAGCGTCGTTCAGGAGGCACGCAGCAAGGGATATAAGATTGTGCCTGCCTGCTCATATGCCAAAGCTGTTTTTGACCGAAAGAGCGAATATCAGGATTTGCTGCAAACTAAAGGAGGTTTTCTGAATGGACGCAAAAAGAATGAATGTAAATGGAACAGCCATTTCATACTATGATGAAGGCAAAGGGGAGCCGCTTGTATTGCTGCATGGATTTTGCGGCAGCAAAGATTATTGGGCAAGGGTGATTCCATTATTGGCAGAGGACTTTCGCGTCATTGCGGCCGATCTTCCGGGGCATGGAGAGTCAGGACTGCCAGAGGGTGAACCCTCTATTGAAAAGATGGCAGAAGCAATCAAAGGGGCTATAGATGAGCTGGAACTTGATAAAGTATCTCTTTTCGGCCATTCATTGGGCGGCTATGTAACCCTTGCATTTGCGGAAGCCTATGAGGAAAAGCTGAAATCCTTTTCCCTTATCCATTCAACAGCCAGCCCGGATTCTGAAGAAGGGAAAAAAGGAAGGGATGTAGCAGCCGGTAAGATCGATAAAGAGGGTGTGGAATCTTTTATAGATGGACTGGTGCCGAAGCTTTTTGCACCAGGAGAGAAACATCCGGACGAAATTCAAGTTGCAAAAGAAATTGGCTATCGTACAAGTGCTGAAGGTGCAAAGGCTTCCTTGAAAGCGATGAAACAGCGTGAGGACCGCAGTCATGTTTTGAAAAGTACAAAGCTGCCAGTATTAATTGTGGCTGGAGACCAAGACCAGATTGTTCCTCCGGAAAAATCATTTGCAGTTGAAGGATCTAACATCAAGCAGGTGACCATTAATGGTGCTGGGCACATGAGCATGTACGAAGCACCGGAAGAACTTGCAGAGGCTATCCGCTTGTTTTTGAAAGAGTAAGCAGTCTCTGTTTTGGAGCGCACATAAAATTTTTTATCCGCACATAAATTTGTGTTATCCGCACACAAAAAATCTTATCCGCACATAAATTGGCGTTATGCGCACATAAAGCTCTCACTGTGCCATCAAATTAATCATTTTTGCGATTGAAATATAGAAAAAAGCTCCTTTTCAAGCCGAAAAGGAGCTTTTGCTTATTTGAAAATAACTGAAATAATCTCGTCCGTCGTCATTCCGCTTTCTATTTCAAACGTGCCGGGACGCAGATCATTCTCAAGACCGCGTTTTTCTACATCTTTATAGAATTGGATGCCGCTTTCAATTATATGCGCTTTTTCAA
It encodes the following:
- a CDS encoding ABC transporter ATP-binding protein, whose amino-acid sequence is MNTAAEKNIILQVDQLKQYFPVKKDSIFKPKTYVKAVDDISFELFEGETLSIVGESGCGKSTTGRAILRLDEPTDGKVLYMGKDILTLNKKDMRKLRGDLQVIFQDPFASLNPRQTVKQILNEAMAIQNVVEKSKRKERMLELLGYVGLPPEALDRYPHEFSGGQRQRIGIARALAVNPKLIICDEAVSALDVSIQAQILNLLKKLQKQFKLTFLFISHDLSVVRHISDRVMVMYLGKVVEIAEKKEMFDSPLHPYTKALLSSIPVPDPTLKRDRVILKGDVPSPIDPPGGCRFHTRCPFAAEKCKQEEPPLRELVNNHFVSCHFAETLPV
- a CDS encoding sensor histidine kinase encodes the protein MLPIESFSIYIMFCVLVPLAGAFTLLFLFVFEKRIDLLEKQKREIALESELQTALYNQLNQEIQPHFFFNTLNSILALARLDRKEELIRSIETLSKLLKFKYRTLNNFISIEDELTYVNYYLEIQKTRFRDRLHYEIQLDNHVNKAIIIPFLIQTLVENAFKHAFERHIGEALLKIKVIKIESSIHVSVWNNSIERYETSSLDGGVGLENIKRRLELLFPHDETSVQLTDQGDGTAVLAIFPHVIMSEKLEGERMQ
- a CDS encoding ABC transporter permease, with the translated sequence MTVQVKTEQPEIAVKTLISTKESRIKDFLSILMQNKAALAGAIIIFVYLLMAAFAPLLAPYSPYEIDLENKLTPPSADHWMGTDDKGRDILSRILYGSRLSMGVGFAAVLFGAFFGIIFGLVAGFYGKWVDTIIMRMMDVMLAFPGILLALAIIAALGPSLINVTIAVGAFSVPLFARIVRGSTLEVKRLEYIDAIRSLGASDFVIIFKHIFPNILSPIIVQGTLRLATAILSAAGLSFLGLGAQPPSPEWGTMLSSGRDFLFSAPYIALFPGLAISILVLGFNIFGDGLRDAFDPRMKK
- the nikB gene encoding nickel ABC transporter permease produces the protein MLMFILRRILQTIPVIIGVTFVVFFIMQLVPGDPAVLLAGEGASKETIEAIREQLGLNQPLYIQYFEYLTNVFKGDLGVSLKNSQPVLDEILVRLPITIELAFFSIIITIVLGMAAGIISAVKPYSLTDVSVMLVALLGISLPSFWFGLMLMYFFSVKLQILPVAGWDSLLHVILPAITLGAGGAAIVARMTRSSMLEVIRQDYIRTARAKGLRERIIISKHALRNALIPVITVVGLQFGALLGGTVLVESIFAINGLGRMIVDAIRMRDLPMVQGGVLFASLIFVVVNLFVDVFYRFFNKRIELN
- a CDS encoding glutathione ABC transporter substrate-binding protein, with the protein product MEKDRKHFRKGMLMIFLCLMMLLSTACSTQTKKEQAAGNESEGKKDGGTLTVVRLSDATKLDPHFITDIPSANIIYQKVYETLVEPDKDMNIQPLLATEWNVIDDTTWEFKLKEGVTFHDGTPFNAEAVKATFDRLLDPNTGSPQREKFAMINEVKVIDEYKIQLLLDYPYAPLLSILASSEGSIMSPKALAENQETLAEKPVGTGPFVFKEWKTGQEISLEKNENYWGEQPSIDEVVFKVVPEDATRLAMIETGEAHINDQVPVTEIERIEASESMGLLRAEGLAVEYIGFNTKKKPLDDVKVRKAISHAVEREAIIKGVYNNVGTLANAAMSPKVFGHSENVKPYDYDLNEAKKLLKEAGYENGLKLKLLTSDRKERINMAEVIQSQLKGIGVEVDIQVMEYGAYIDTIDKSEHDLFIGGWGNATGDGDYNQYNLFHTASQGPPGNHFYYSNPEVDKIIEEARRETDEAKRKDLYEKVMQMELEDAVYIPIRNYEHMAAHSKNVSGFWLNAANYLMIDEAVIK
- a CDS encoding response regulator transcription factor produces the protein MNILLVDDELIELEQLEYLIKKKFPNWILYKAQDASQALQIIKKHDIFLAFLDIQLPGKSGLDLAMELSSAGDIDLIMVTAYQNFDYIQKSLRLGVIDYITKPVIEEELMSVLRRYERIGSYSEQIVKALQIIQKEYNEKLTLNYLASKIHINSAYLSRKFHEEVGMGFSEYLNDFRLKQAQKMLIESPDLSISSISEKCGFNSQHYFSQIFRKMTGQSPRDYRLKETSQ
- a CDS encoding ABC transporter ATP-binding protein codes for the protein MKEINKPILEVKGLKTHFTTKRGVSKAVDGIDFTLHKGETLGIVGESGCGKSMTSLSILRLIPSPPGKIAGGSVLFKGRDLVTMPEDEMRKIRGNEISMIFQEPMTSLNPVIPVGEQIAEALRLHQKMGKKAAWDKSVEMLKMVGIPSPEKRAKQEPFQLSGGMRQRVMIAMALACTPEVLIADEPTTALDVTIQAQILELIKELQTKIGMGVIMITHDLGVVAETCDKVAVMYAGNIVEHASTEQIFAAPKHPYTQGLLNSLPKIHEDQEELITIDGSVPSPYNMPAGCRFASRCPYAEDICAAQQPDLVAYSDDSKVRCWKYTDKWTGKREKEGVV